The following are from one region of the Paenibacillus sp. JZ16 genome:
- a CDS encoding methyl-accepting chemotaxis protein, giving the protein MTLLQTIPNQTERMKVEVEPVLDGHAANEPEAGALYRQYIRRVPVITKSESCLDVLNVFAKDQRIPCVIYCDEADTPAGLIMRDVFYQRMMGRFAVDLYYSKPAYQFADHQPTRVDIFEKVGTLLELSLQRPDSKFYDCVLITDEGRLLGVLTVRDLMSLSSMLQAEAEEKRELILQESYRHTRNIQSSLTEVRTAAARTNSECIRMREWSQTGKEKLDLVRTSYLGLVEDMTKREGQASELAADASRIFSITGMITELANQSSLLAMNASIEAAHAGEHGRGFQVVAAEVQSLAKQTRKLSGDISQLLEQIQGLAADTAKGAVSSLKEIQSCEGYVTEGAQMFNEMDNAVQEVQKSGNQVYQLAEETVKRVKRVKDELAGMNTGEASIMEDRSNL; this is encoded by the coding sequence ATGACACTGCTTCAAACCATACCGAATCAGACAGAGAGAATGAAGGTGGAGGTAGAGCCGGTACTTGATGGACATGCAGCAAACGAGCCTGAAGCAGGCGCATTATATCGGCAATACATAAGAAGGGTCCCTGTTATAACGAAATCTGAATCCTGCCTCGATGTGCTGAATGTGTTTGCGAAGGATCAGCGTATCCCGTGTGTTATTTATTGCGATGAGGCAGATACACCAGCAGGACTGATTATGCGGGATGTGTTTTACCAGCGAATGATGGGCAGGTTTGCCGTGGACCTGTATTATTCCAAGCCCGCCTACCAGTTTGCGGACCATCAACCGACGCGTGTCGATATATTCGAGAAGGTCGGAACGTTGCTGGAATTGTCCCTGCAGCGCCCGGATTCCAAATTTTATGATTGTGTCCTGATCACGGATGAAGGACGACTGCTAGGCGTGCTTACCGTCAGGGATCTAATGAGTCTGTCCAGTATGCTCCAAGCGGAAGCGGAAGAGAAGCGGGAACTGATCCTGCAGGAAAGCTACCGGCATACCCGGAACATTCAATCCTCTTTAACCGAGGTCCGAACGGCAGCAGCGAGAACAAACTCGGAATGTATACGGATGAGGGAGTGGTCACAAACCGGGAAGGAGAAACTGGATCTTGTCCGAACCTCGTACCTTGGTCTTGTAGAGGATATGACGAAGCGTGAAGGCCAGGCCTCCGAGCTCGCAGCCGATGCCAGCCGCATATTTTCCATCACCGGCATGATTACCGAGCTTGCGAACCAAAGCAGTCTGCTGGCCATGAATGCCTCGATTGAAGCAGCGCATGCCGGAGAGCATGGGCGTGGATTTCAAGTGGTTGCGGCAGAGGTACAATCGCTAGCAAAACAAACGCGTAAGCTGTCAGGGGATATATCGCAGCTGCTCGAGCAAATCCAGGGGCTGGCAGCAGATACAGCCAAGGGGGCTGTATCGTCGCTGAAGGAAATCCAATCCTGCGAGGGGTATGTAACGGAAGGTGCCCAAATGTTTAATGAAATGGACAATGCCGTTCAAGAGGTTCAGAAGTCCGGTAATCAGGTTTATCAACTGGCCGAGGAAACCGTGAAGCGTGTGAAGCGGGTGAAGGATGAGCTTGCCGGAATGAACACCGGTGAAGCTTCGATCATGGAAGATAGGTCGAATCTATAA
- a CDS encoding response regulator transcription factor encodes MTQRMLVIEDEPTLSRLLSYNLTQEGFQVEVEEHGTAGYEKASNHEYDLILLDVMLPGMNGFQILEKLRSNGITTPIIILTAKNAEEEVVQGLKMGADDYITKPFGVSELLARVSAVMRRVSGHADEAKTTDHQGNVISLGELEIYPEKYEVRLGGQSINLRPKEFEVLLYLAKKPGVVLTRDDLMNVVWGFDYIGGQRTVDVHVSSLRKKLELDPESVHIDSIRGVGYKLVVNPKKGSHHSV; translated from the coding sequence TTGACGCAACGCATGCTTGTTATTGAAGATGAGCCGACACTATCGCGGCTGTTGTCCTACAATCTGACGCAGGAAGGTTTTCAAGTCGAGGTAGAGGAACACGGTACCGCAGGTTACGAGAAAGCGTCGAATCATGAATATGATCTGATTCTGCTGGATGTCATGCTGCCTGGCATGAACGGCTTTCAGATTTTAGAGAAGCTCCGAAGTAACGGAATTACCACGCCGATCATTATTCTGACCGCGAAGAACGCCGAAGAGGAAGTTGTTCAAGGTCTGAAGATGGGGGCGGATGACTATATTACCAAGCCATTTGGCGTATCTGAGCTGCTGGCCCGTGTATCAGCCGTCATGCGCCGGGTTTCCGGTCACGCCGATGAAGCAAAGACGACAGACCACCAGGGAAACGTCATTTCGCTTGGAGAATTGGAAATCTATCCTGAGAAATACGAGGTCCGGCTTGGCGGTCAGAGCATTAATCTCCGGCCGAAAGAATTTGAGGTGCTGCTCTACCTGGCCAAAAAACCGGGCGTTGTGTTAACGAGGGATGATCTGATGAACGTGGTCTGGGGCTTCGATTATATCGGCGGTCAGCGAACCGTGGACGTTCATGTGAGTTCCCTGCGCAAGAAGCTTGAGCTCGATCCTGAATCTGTACACATTGACTCCATTCGCGGGGTTGGTTATAAACTTGTAGTGAATCCGAAAAAAGGCTCCCATCATTCCGTTTGA